In one window of Psychrobacter sp. P2G3 DNA:
- a CDS encoding PepSY domain-containing protein yields the protein MKNLSVLTKSMIVALTIAGVGATAIAAPAANIKAVTGSSEAVSAMQSKISLTQAIEIAKQNAKGDLVSAEFDYDDDDDNGKGAVTGEYEVEFVSNGTAYEVKIDTNTGKVLKTEQEKLDKEDMAEYSAMKQAKVTLTRAMQKAAQSVNGKIISAEFELEKGQSVYDIEVVKGNQIYDVSIDANTGKVLSSQVDVEDDD from the coding sequence ATGAAAAACTTATCAGTGTTAACCAAATCAATGATTGTCGCCCTTACTATTGCAGGTGTAGGTGCAACCGCTATAGCAGCCCCTGCCGCCAATATCAAAGCGGTAACTGGTTCAAGTGAAGCCGTTAGCGCCATGCAAAGTAAAATCAGCTTAACGCAGGCAATTGAGATAGCTAAACAGAATGCTAAAGGTGATCTGGTCAGCGCAGAATTCGATTATGACGACGATGATGATAATGGCAAGGGTGCCGTAACGGGCGAATATGAAGTTGAGTTTGTATCAAACGGTACGGCTTATGAAGTCAAGATTGATACCAATACGGGTAAAGTTCTCAAGACTGAGCAAGAAAAACTAGATAAAGAGGACATGGCTGAATACAGTGCTATGAAGCAGGCCAAAGTTACGCTAACTAGGGCCATGCAAAAAGCAGCACAAAGTGTGAATGGTAAAATAATTAGTGCTGAGTTCGAGCTAGAAAAAGGTCAATCTGTTTACGACATTGAAGTCGTCAAAGGCAATCAGATATATGATGTGAGCATAGATGCCAATACTGGTAAGGTGTTAAGTAGTCAAGTTGACGTGGAGGATGATGACTAA
- a CDS encoding diacylglycerol kinase — MVADNFANNVKGKKGLARILKATGYSIDGFKAAYQFEAAFRQIFWLNLILFMVIIFMPFGISIKMMLVIASFLSLIVELINTGIEASVDHTSMEQHPLAKIAKDVGSAAQFLALLLLFVLWIMALLSLLH; from the coding sequence ATGGTAGCGGATAACTTTGCAAATAATGTTAAGGGTAAAAAAGGTCTGGCTCGTATTTTAAAAGCTACGGGGTATTCTATAGATGGTTTTAAAGCGGCTTATCAGTTCGAGGCGGCATTCAGGCAGATTTTTTGGCTCAATCTAATATTGTTCATGGTCATTATATTTATGCCTTTTGGCATCAGTATCAAAATGATGCTTGTGATCGCTTCCTTCTTATCCCTTATCGTTGAGCTCATTAATACTGGTATTGAAGCGAGTGTCGATCATACTTCGATGGAGCAACATCCATTAGCTAAAATAGCGAAAGATGTCGGCTCTGCTGCGCAGTTTTTGGCGTTATTACTGTTATTTGTTTTATGGATAATGGCGTTATTAAGCCTTTTACATTGA